One window from the genome of Anolis sagrei isolate rAnoSag1 chromosome 4, rAnoSag1.mat, whole genome shotgun sequence encodes:
- the UBE2C gene encoding ubiquitin-conjugating enzyme E2 C, with translation MASSSSSSQNTDPSGTPAPGKAAAAGSAAAGKGSVRSRLQQELMALMMSGNKGVSAFPESENLFKWIGTIVGAAGTAYEGLRYKLCLEFPSGYPYNAPSVRFLTPCFHPNVDLQGNICLDILKDKWSALYDVRTILLSIQSLLGEPNTESPLNTEAAELWKNQPAYKKRLHESYAKHMKSQES, from the exons atggcttcttcttcttcttcctcgcaGAACACGGACCCGAGCGGGACCCCGGCCCCGGGCAAGGCCGCCGCCGCAGGGAGCGCCGCCGCCGGAAAGGGATCCGTCCGGAGCAG GCTGCAGCAGGAGCTCATGGCGCTGATG ATGTCGGGGAACAAGGGCGTCTCGGCCTTCCCAGAGTCGGAAAACCTCTTCAAGTGGATCGGGACCATCGTTGGAGCAGCTGGGACG GCGTACGAGGGCCTGCGGTACAAGCTGTGCCTGGAGTTCCCGAGCGGGTACCCGTACAACGCGCCGTCGGTGCGCTTCCTGACGCCCTGCTTCCACCCCAACGTGGACCTGCAAGGCAACATCTGCCTGGACATCCTCAAGGACAAGTGGTCCGCCCTCTACGACGTGCGCaccatcctcctctccatacagAGCCTCCTGGGAG AGCCAAACACGGAGAGCCCCCTCAACACAGAGGCCGCAGAGCTCTGGAAGAACCAGCCAG CTTACAAGAAACGCCTCCACGAATCGTACGCAAAGCATATGAAGAGCCAGGAAAGCTGA
- the TNNC2 gene encoding troponin C, skeletal muscle, with amino-acid sequence MTDQQAEARSYLSEEMIAEFKAAFDMFDADGGGDISTKELGTVMRMLGQTPTKEELDAIIEEVDEDGSGTIDFEEFLVMMVHQMKEDAKGKSEEELAECFRIFDRNADGYLDAEELIEIFRASGETVSESEIEELMKDGDKNNDGRIDFDEFLKMMEGVQ; translated from the exons ATG ACGGACCAGCAGGCGGAGGCCCGGTCCTACCTCAGCGAGGAGATGATTGCTG AGTTCAAGGCCGCCTTCGACATGTTTGACGCTGACGGTGGCGGAGACATCAGCACCAAGGAGTTGGGCACGGTCATGAGGATGCTGGGCCAGACGCCCACCAAGGAGGAGCTGGACGCCATCATCGAGGAGGTGGACGAGGACG GCAGCGGAACCATCGACTTTGAGGAGTTCTTGGTCATGATGGTGCACCAGATGAAAGAGGACGCCAAGGGCAAGAGCGAGGAGGAGCTGGCCGAGTGCTTCCGCATCTTTGACAG GAATGCCGACGGCTACCTGGACGCAGAGGAGCTGATTGAGATCTTCCGGGCTTCTGGGGAGACGGTCAGCGAGTCCGAGATTGAGGAGCTCATGAAGGACGGGGACAAAAACAACGACGGGCGGATTGACTTTGATG AGTTCCTGAAGATGATGGAGGGTGTCCAGTAA